A genomic segment from uncultured Desulfuromonas sp. encodes:
- the aroA gene encoding 3-phosphoshikimate 1-carboxyvinyltransferase encodes MIQSQTVSSCGGLRGEITVPGDKSISHRSVMFGSLAQGVTRVSGFLQGEDNLSTLKAFQAMGVTIEQPGDGELVIHGRGVNGLCEPEDVLDCGNSGTTIRLMSGLLAGQSFFSVLTGDKYLRKRPMGRVVTPLAEMGAIITGRQQGQCAPLAIQGCQLKATTYHSPVASAQVKSAVLLAGLYADGVTTVYEPHLSRDHSERMLRHFGVEVTSFDGGVSIAGGQALTARDLLVPGDISSAAFFIVAALIVPGSELLIKNVGINPTRSGVIDILKKMNGSIELVNEREMAGEPVADLLVKSSHLKGIEIGGEDVPRAIDEFPVISIAAACAEGTTVIRDAKELRVKETDRIAAMADVLKTFGVAVTTAEDGMTVEGAETLLGGKVNSCGDHRIAMSSAVAALRATQDVVIEDTQCTATSFPNFWELLRRLSS; translated from the coding sequence ATGATACAGAGTCAAACAGTTTCATCCTGTGGTGGTTTGCGTGGCGAGATAACGGTCCCCGGCGACAAGTCCATCTCTCATCGCTCGGTGATGTTCGGCAGCCTGGCCCAGGGGGTCACGCGGGTCAGCGGATTTCTTCAAGGCGAAGACAACCTGTCGACGCTCAAAGCGTTTCAAGCCATGGGCGTCACCATTGAACAACCCGGCGATGGTGAATTGGTGATTCATGGTCGCGGGGTGAACGGCCTGTGTGAGCCGGAAGATGTCCTTGACTGTGGCAATTCCGGGACCACGATCCGTCTGATGAGTGGTTTGCTGGCCGGACAGTCGTTTTTTTCGGTGCTCACCGGCGATAAATATCTGCGCAAACGGCCCATGGGGCGTGTTGTTACACCGCTGGCGGAAATGGGGGCTATCATTACCGGCAGGCAGCAGGGGCAATGTGCCCCCTTGGCCATTCAGGGCTGTCAGCTGAAGGCAACCACCTATCATTCTCCTGTAGCCAGTGCCCAGGTGAAATCCGCTGTGTTGCTGGCCGGCCTTTATGCCGATGGCGTGACAACGGTTTATGAACCCCATCTGTCGCGTGATCACTCCGAACGGATGCTGCGCCATTTTGGTGTTGAGGTGACCTCGTTTGACGGCGGTGTCTCCATTGCCGGTGGACAAGCTTTGACGGCGCGGGATCTGTTGGTGCCCGGCGATATTTCATCAGCGGCATTTTTTATCGTTGCCGCCTTGATTGTTCCCGGCTCTGAGTTGTTGATTAAAAATGTCGGCATCAATCCCACGCGCTCCGGGGTGATTGACATCCTGAAAAAAATGAACGGTTCTATTGAGCTGGTTAACGAGCGTGAGATGGCGGGTGAACCGGTCGCGGATCTTCTGGTTAAAAGCAGTCACCTCAAGGGGATTGAAATTGGTGGCGAAGATGTCCCCCGGGCCATTGATGAGTTTCCCGTCATCAGCATTGCTGCCGCATGTGCCGAGGGCACTACGGTGATTCGTGATGCGAAAGAACTGCGCGTCAAGGAAACGGACCGTATCGCGGCCATGGCGGATGTGCTGAAGACATTTGGGGTGGCTGTGACCACGGCCGAAGACGGTATGACCGTTGAAGGAGCCGAGACCCTTTTGGGTGGCAAGGTTAATTCGTGTGGTGATCACCGCATTGCCATGAGCTCTGCAGTGGCCGCGTTGCGTGCCACGCAGGATGTCGTCATTGAAGATACACAATGTACCGCAACATCCTTTCCGAATTTCTGGGAGTTGCTACGCCGTCTTTCTTCCTGA
- a CDS encoding glucosaminidase domain-containing protein, whose translation MSKKIRFYSMSYITSLILLCSCDVHPGNTAQDRAHLQPNSYQQLVETFDLWGYSWETLDQGVPAFTLDRFPRDMGNIQDVKLKKKLFFLSLLPMVIMQNDVILQQRTTLKKLLSNPSAMTDRQHQWLKQLCRQYRCEGDPIADPNIAKTLLRRVDMVPTALVLAQAANESAYGSSRFAQQANNIFGQWTFIPGAGLVPADRPEGATYEVKKFSNLAASIHAYMNNLNSHPAYRNLRETRFALRKSGAPLEGKKLAEGLVNYSTRRDAYVNEIQTMIRHNRLSQLSALRLRSDIRIARSSVLPQRQLSSRRSSTAFDEMSSMR comes from the coding sequence ATGAGCAAAAAAATACGTTTTTATTCAATGAGTTACATCACAAGTCTAATCTTACTGTGTAGTTGTGACGTCCACCCCGGAAATACCGCACAAGACAGGGCTCACCTGCAGCCGAATTCGTATCAACAGCTGGTAGAAACCTTTGACCTTTGGGGATACAGCTGGGAAACACTCGATCAAGGGGTTCCGGCATTTACGTTGGATCGTTTCCCCCGCGACATGGGCAACATTCAGGACGTGAAGCTGAAAAAGAAGCTCTTCTTTCTCAGCCTGTTACCCATGGTCATCATGCAGAATGATGTCATCCTCCAGCAACGAACCACCCTGAAAAAACTGCTAAGCAACCCCTCTGCAATGACCGATAGGCAACACCAATGGCTAAAACAGCTCTGCCGTCAATACCGTTGCGAAGGCGACCCGATTGCTGATCCTAACATCGCGAAAACTTTGCTGCGGCGGGTCGATATGGTGCCTACCGCTCTGGTTCTCGCACAGGCGGCAAATGAATCCGCCTATGGCAGCTCGCGCTTTGCCCAGCAGGCCAACAACATTTTCGGACAATGGACGTTTATCCCCGGAGCGGGGCTGGTCCCAGCTGACAGACCGGAGGGTGCGACGTATGAGGTAAAAAAGTTCAGCAATCTTGCCGCATCGATCCACGCCTACATGAACAACCTCAACAGCCATCCGGCCTATCGGAATCTGCGGGAAACGCGTTTCGCCCTTCGCAAGTCAGGTGCCCCACTGGAAGGGAAAAAGTTGGCTGAAGGCCTAGTGAACTACTCCACGCGACGCGACGCCTATGTCAACGAGATTCAAACCATGATCCGGCATAACCGACTCTCTCAGCTATCAGCACTGCGATTACGAAGTGATATCCGCATCGCGAGAAGTTCTGTTCTTCCCCAGCGTCAGCTCAGTTCGCGCCGGAGCTCAACAGCTTTCGACGAAATGTCGTCAATGCGGTAA
- a CDS encoding prephenate dehydrogenase/arogenate dehydrogenase family protein, with amino-acid sequence MNGFYLHKIAIIGVGLIGGSFALALKRAGVVATVSGWDADPENLRQAHDLQVIDQLPATLQEAVHGAELVMLAVPVGAMEAAARQVIPSMDQGAILTDSGSVKQCVLEALEPLAVAQGVRYVAGHPISGTERSGAAAAFAELYQGKRCILTPSEQTDAAALDVVTRAWQAAGSAVVTMDVYKHDRILAAISHLPHMIAYSLVNSVSAYDRYEENILDYSAGGFRDFTRIASSDPIMWRDIALTNRDSLIEMIDQFENFLSELKNDIQQADGEKLYEFFLRSKITRDALLQPKVR; translated from the coding sequence ATGAACGGTTTTTATCTGCATAAAATAGCCATTATCGGTGTCGGCCTGATTGGCGGGTCTTTTGCCCTGGCGTTGAAACGCGCCGGTGTTGTCGCCACTGTTTCCGGGTGGGATGCCGATCCGGAGAATCTACGTCAGGCGCATGACCTTCAGGTCATTGATCAGTTGCCCGCAACGTTGCAAGAGGCGGTTCATGGCGCTGAACTGGTGATGCTGGCCGTACCGGTTGGCGCGATGGAAGCCGCGGCCCGTCAAGTGATTCCCAGTATGGATCAGGGCGCGATCCTCACCGATTCGGGCAGCGTCAAACAATGTGTTCTGGAGGCGCTCGAACCTCTGGCTGTCGCGCAGGGGGTCCGTTACGTGGCGGGGCATCCGATTTCCGGAACCGAGCGAAGTGGTGCGGCAGCCGCTTTTGCTGAGCTTTATCAGGGGAAACGCTGCATTCTGACGCCCTCGGAACAGACGGATGCTGCAGCTCTGGATGTGGTGACCCGTGCCTGGCAGGCGGCGGGCAGTGCTGTCGTGACGATGGATGTGTACAAGCATGATCGCATTCTGGCGGCGATCAGCCATCTGCCGCATATGATTGCCTATTCACTGGTGAATTCCGTCAGTGCCTATGATCGCTATGAGGAAAATATTCTCGACTATTCAGCCGGTGGCTTTCGTGATTTTACCCGTATTGCCTCGTCCGATCCGATTATGTGGCGCGATATCGCACTGACCAATCGTGACAGCCTGATCGAGATGATTGATCAGTTTGAAAATTTTCTCAGTGAACTCAAAAACGATATTCAACAAGCGGACGGGGAGAAGCTTTACGAGTTTTTCCTGCGCTCCAAGATAACCCGCGATGCTCTTTTGCAACCGAAGGTGAGATAA
- a CDS encoding 30S ribosomal protein S1, whose protein sequence is MMDDEFEEEFDEEFGDESFKDLFENSLQGNLAVGDVVEGTIVQVNPDSVVVDVGYKSEGVIPLSEFAVDGKPATLEVGDKVDVLFERAENESGLIGLSKEKADRQKVWNALEEGAVVEGRIVSRIKGGLSVDIGVNAFLPGSQVDLRPVRNLDKLIGDTFEFKIIKLNKRRGNIVLSRRVLLETERESQRSDTLKTLEESQIVEGVVKNLTDYGAFIDLGGIDGLLHITDMSWGRVSHPSDILAVGDSINVKVLKFDRDKERVSLGLKQITPDPWLSVSEKYPTGARVTGKVVSLTDYGAFIELEEGVEGLIHVSEMSWTKRIKHPNKLLSIGDEVETVVLAMDTENRRISLGLKQVEPNPWEVIGEKFPAGTIIEGQVKNITDFGIFVGVDEGIDGLVHISDLSWTKRIKHPSELYKKGDLVKAVVLNIDRENERFSLGVKQLTQDPWQIIPEQYAPGTIIRGKVTSVTEFGIFLEVEEGVEGLIHVSEISKDKVDSPKDFAKVGDELEAVVLHVDTNEHKIALSIKHLSDRKEKAEVDAFMGAQKKATSSLGDLLQGAFNNANDEN, encoded by the coding sequence ATGATGGATGACGAGTTCGAAGAAGAATTTGACGAAGAGTTCGGTGACGAGAGCTTCAAGGATCTGTTTGAAAACAGCCTGCAAGGCAATCTCGCCGTCGGCGACGTGGTTGAAGGAACAATTGTTCAGGTCAATCCGGATTCCGTTGTGGTTGATGTCGGCTACAAATCTGAAGGGGTGATCCCCCTGTCAGAGTTTGCTGTTGACGGTAAACCGGCAACTCTTGAAGTTGGTGACAAGGTTGACGTTCTGTTTGAACGTGCCGAGAATGAAAGTGGCCTGATTGGCCTCTCCAAGGAGAAAGCAGACCGTCAGAAGGTTTGGAATGCTCTGGAGGAAGGTGCTGTTGTTGAAGGTCGCATCGTGTCCCGTATCAAGGGCGGACTCTCTGTCGATATCGGTGTTAACGCCTTTTTGCCGGGTTCTCAGGTTGACCTGCGTCCGGTTCGCAACCTTGACAAACTGATCGGCGATACCTTTGAGTTTAAGATTATCAAGCTCAACAAACGCCGTGGCAATATCGTTCTTTCCCGCCGTGTTCTGCTTGAAACCGAGCGTGAAAGCCAACGTTCCGATACGCTTAAAACTCTCGAAGAGAGTCAGATCGTTGAAGGTGTTGTCAAGAACCTCACCGATTACGGTGCATTCATCGATCTCGGTGGCATCGACGGTCTGCTGCATATCACTGACATGTCCTGGGGCCGTGTATCTCACCCCTCCGACATTCTGGCAGTAGGCGACAGCATCAATGTCAAGGTGCTCAAATTTGATCGTGATAAAGAGCGTGTTTCCTTGGGTCTGAAGCAGATCACTCCGGATCCCTGGTTGAGCGTTTCTGAAAAATATCCTACCGGTGCCCGTGTGACTGGTAAAGTTGTTAGCCTGACCGATTACGGCGCATTTATCGAACTTGAAGAAGGTGTAGAAGGCCTGATTCACGTTTCAGAAATGAGCTGGACCAAGCGGATCAAGCATCCGAACAAGCTGCTGTCCATCGGTGACGAAGTTGAAACCGTTGTTCTGGCCATGGATACGGAAAACCGTCGTATCTCTCTGGGCCTCAAGCAGGTTGAGCCCAATCCTTGGGAAGTGATCGGCGAGAAATTCCCCGCTGGCACCATCATTGAAGGTCAAGTCAAGAACATCACTGACTTCGGTATTTTTGTCGGTGTTGATGAAGGCATTGACGGTCTGGTTCACATCTCTGACCTGTCCTGGACCAAGCGCATCAAGCATCCTTCCGAGCTGTACAAGAAGGGTGATCTGGTCAAGGCTGTTGTCCTGAACATCGACCGTGAAAATGAGCGCTTCTCTCTGGGTGTTAAGCAACTGACCCAGGATCCGTGGCAGATCATTCCCGAGCAATACGCTCCGGGTACCATCATTCGCGGTAAAGTCACTTCTGTGACTGAGTTTGGTATCTTCCTTGAGGTTGAAGAAGGCGTTGAAGGTTTGATTCACGTTTCTGAAATCAGCAAGGACAAAGTTGACTCACCGAAGGACTTTGCCAAGGTGGGTGACGAACTTGAGGCCGTTGTGCTTCACGTTGATACCAACGAGCATAAAATCGCTCTGTCGATCAAGCATCTGTCTGATCGTAAAGAAAAAGCTGAAGTTGATGCATTCATGGGGGCCCAGAAAAAGGCAACCTCCAGCCTTGGAGACCTTTTGCAGGGTGCATTCAACAACGCCAACGATGAGAACTAA
- a CDS encoding HD domain-containing protein encodes MTNKYQRDIQKLMNDIAELLVTHHGGSLTEDDLDYGIKQLNSAFKLAQNSHAEQKRKSGEPYLFHPLRVALLAARHWMEFSSIIAALLHDVVEDTPVTLEEVETAFGAEVALLVKGLTKVEDAALSRETLKAETYRNQILVAIEDIRVLCLKLWDRLDNLRTIGALKPEKQVLIAEETRTVYIPLARHLGMGQVADELEALSLGILYPRRASRYRRVIKELAERSDSGRRRIRNEITTECNRHHLSVSLKDNWRSFSLEGAMRVGRGLSALYSLDVLVDSTMDAYLALGLLHRLYQPITGKLRDHLNAPSQHGYQAIKTTVQAGEYRLRIQITTRKLDRFNESGVLAPGFEFRRENFAGLMRSLLDGESIFDIDHLRLASATIQVYTPNGESRMLPEGSSALDFAFEIHEKLGIHAFRARINGQTRVLKTRLMDGDQIQIETVDVPGVLPKWLDWAVTPRARNSIRRYLRSIVRDNKNND; translated from the coding sequence ATGACGAATAAGTATCAACGCGATATCCAGAAATTGATGAATGACATCGCAGAGTTGTTGGTCACTCACCATGGTGGCAGCCTCACTGAGGATGATCTGGATTATGGCATCAAACAGCTGAATAGCGCCTTCAAACTGGCTCAAAATTCGCACGCCGAGCAAAAACGCAAGTCTGGAGAACCCTATCTGTTTCACCCGTTACGTGTTGCACTTTTGGCCGCGCGTCACTGGATGGAATTCTCGTCCATTATTGCCGCTTTACTTCATGATGTGGTAGAGGACACCCCCGTAACGCTGGAAGAGGTCGAGACAGCGTTCGGCGCCGAGGTGGCATTGCTGGTCAAAGGATTGACCAAGGTGGAAGATGCGGCCTTAAGCCGGGAAACCCTCAAAGCGGAGACCTATCGCAATCAGATTCTCGTTGCCATTGAGGATATTCGGGTCCTGTGTCTTAAATTGTGGGACCGTCTCGACAATCTGCGTACTATTGGCGCTCTGAAGCCGGAAAAACAGGTGTTGATTGCCGAAGAAACGCGTACCGTCTATATCCCGCTCGCCCGCCATCTGGGAATGGGGCAAGTCGCGGATGAGTTGGAAGCGTTGTCTCTGGGCATTCTTTACCCGCGGCGTGCTTCCCGATATCGTCGGGTGATTAAGGAGTTGGCAGAACGCAGCGACTCTGGCCGACGGCGAATCCGTAATGAAATTACCACTGAATGTAACCGACATCACCTTTCTGTTTCGCTAAAAGACAATTGGCGTTCTTTCTCTCTGGAAGGTGCCATGAGGGTCGGCCGAGGGCTTTCCGCTCTGTACAGTCTTGATGTGCTTGTCGATTCAACAATGGATGCCTATCTTGCCTTGGGCCTTTTGCACCGCTTGTATCAACCGATCACCGGCAAGTTGCGTGATCATCTCAATGCGCCGTCGCAGCATGGCTATCAGGCGATTAAAACGACTGTTCAGGCGGGAGAATATCGTCTACGCATTCAGATTACTACCCGCAAGCTCGATCGTTTCAATGAATCCGGAGTGCTTGCCCCAGGGTTTGAATTCCGCCGTGAAAACTTCGCCGGTTTGATGCGTAGTCTGCTGGATGGCGAATCCATCTTTGATATTGACCATCTGCGTCTGGCGTCAGCGACAATTCAGGTGTATACCCCCAACGGCGAATCACGCATGCTGCCGGAAGGGAGCAGTGCCCTGGATTTTGCTTTTGAAATTCACGAGAAACTGGGGATTCATGCCTTTCGTGCGCGGATTAATGGTCAGACCCGAGTGCTGAAAACCCGCCTGATGGACGGTGACCAGATTCAGATTGAAACCGTTGATGTTCCTGGTGTCCTTCCCAAATGGCTCGACTGGGCCGTCACCCCGAGAGCGCGAAACAGTATCCGACGCTATTTGCGTTCCATCGTGCGCGATAACAAAAATAATGATTAA
- a CDS encoding polysaccharide deacetylase family protein produces MIKKILVCVLLAVLLLPWAGWATDNATVFVYHRFGDARYPSTNIALDVFEAQLAYLKQHNYQVVTLGQIAAAHRMGTSLPQHCVALTVDDAYESFLTGAMPLLRRYHYPATLFVSTDSVAGESYLDWDQLKGLQQEGIEIGNHSASHPYFVSEQVNRTHEDWQLWAQQEINQAQQQFRMHLGFSPELFAYPYGEYSPELKAVVEQMGFKAAAAQQSGVISASAELFALPRFPMGGPFATLKGFREKLSMDAMPVTVLDPPTPLITSMDPPRLRFQLDPQRIVVSSLRCYVQGQNSVVPQLIDREKGLFEVVAEQPLAGRRNKYTLTAQSRKGGKWLWFSQLWIHP; encoded by the coding sequence ATGATTAAAAAAATTCTTGTCTGTGTTCTGCTGGCGGTTCTGCTTCTGCCCTGGGCGGGGTGGGCCACTGACAATGCCACGGTTTTTGTCTATCATCGCTTTGGCGATGCCCGCTATCCATCAACCAATATTGCCTTGGATGTGTTTGAGGCGCAGTTGGCCTATCTCAAACAGCATAATTATCAGGTTGTGACCCTTGGGCAGATTGCAGCGGCGCACCGAATGGGAACTTCGCTGCCGCAACATTGTGTCGCATTAACGGTCGATGACGCTTATGAGTCTTTCTTGACTGGTGCCATGCCGCTGCTACGACGGTATCATTATCCGGCGACCCTGTTTGTCAGTACGGACAGTGTTGCCGGGGAGAGCTATCTCGACTGGGACCAGCTGAAAGGACTGCAGCAAGAAGGGATTGAAATCGGCAATCATTCCGCATCTCATCCCTATTTTGTCAGCGAACAGGTTAACAGGACTCATGAGGACTGGCAACTGTGGGCTCAGCAGGAGATCAATCAGGCCCAGCAACAGTTCAGAATGCATCTCGGTTTTTCTCCTGAGCTGTTTGCCTATCCTTACGGTGAATATTCTCCAGAATTGAAGGCGGTTGTGGAACAGATGGGCTTCAAGGCGGCAGCGGCGCAACAGTCTGGAGTGATCTCCGCTTCGGCAGAGCTCTTTGCCTTGCCACGGTTTCCCATGGGTGGACCCTTTGCGACCTTGAAAGGTTTTCGCGAAAAACTATCCATGGACGCCATGCCGGTGACCGTCCTTGACCCACCCACGCCGTTGATAACCAGCATGGATCCGCCCCGTTTGCGCTTTCAACTCGACCCACAACGGATTGTTGTGTCCTCACTGCGCTGCTATGTGCAGGGCCAAAATAGCGTTGTTCCGCAGTTGATTGATCGGGAAAAAGGACTGTTTGAAGTGGTGGCTGAGCAGCCATTGGCGGGCAGAAGAAACAAATACACCCTTACAGCACAAAGCCGCAAGGGTGGAAAGTGGTTGTGGTTCAGCCAGTTGTGGATTCACCCCTGA
- the pheA gene encoding prephenate dehydratase, producing MSDTLKPLREKIDALDDHILELLNERAKVVLEVGKAKEGSKSAYYVPSREQAIYERLRQSNPGPFPSDAIQRVFREIISASLALEQPLKVAFLGPQATFTHVAAMQQFGLSAQLVPQKSISAVFDEVARGRANYGVVPVENSNEGVVTHTLDMFMESDLKIYAEILQEISHDLLSLTSRMSDIERVYSHPQALGQCRKWLEENLPDVPLIDVASTAAAAQLAAGDKSAAAIASAAAGAQYDLQQVKANIADNPSNFTRFLVISDQIPAPGGHDKTSILFLIKDEPGILLKMLEPFSKRGINLSKIESRPLKKRAWEYIFFLDIEGHIETPSVHDAVEELGNYCQFIKVLGSYPRAV from the coding sequence ATGAGTGACACGCTCAAGCCGTTGCGCGAAAAAATTGATGCCTTGGACGACCACATTCTTGAATTGCTCAACGAGCGCGCCAAGGTTGTTCTCGAAGTTGGTAAAGCCAAAGAGGGCAGTAAGTCCGCTTATTATGTGCCCAGTCGTGAACAGGCCATTTATGAGCGCCTGCGGCAAAGCAACCCGGGCCCTTTCCCCTCTGATGCGATTCAACGTGTTTTTCGTGAAATCATCTCGGCATCACTGGCTCTTGAACAACCGCTGAAAGTGGCCTTTCTCGGTCCTCAGGCGACCTTTACCCATGTCGCTGCGATGCAACAGTTTGGTCTGTCGGCACAACTGGTTCCGCAAAAAAGTATTTCTGCCGTGTTTGATGAGGTGGCGCGTGGCCGGGCCAACTATGGTGTGGTTCCGGTTGAAAACTCCAATGAAGGTGTGGTGACCCATACCCTCGATATGTTTATGGAGTCAGACCTGAAGATTTATGCTGAAATCCTTCAGGAGATTTCTCATGATTTGTTGTCGCTGACCTCACGCATGTCCGATATTGAACGGGTTTATTCCCATCCTCAGGCCCTCGGCCAATGTCGAAAATGGCTGGAAGAAAATCTTCCCGATGTGCCGCTGATTGATGTTGCCAGTACCGCTGCTGCGGCTCAGTTGGCTGCCGGTGACAAAAGTGCCGCAGCCATTGCCAGTGCCGCTGCCGGTGCCCAGTACGACCTGCAACAAGTGAAGGCGAATATTGCCGATAATCCGAGCAACTTTACCCGCTTTTTGGTCATCAGCGATCAGATTCCGGCACCCGGTGGACATGATAAAACCAGCATCCTGTTTTTAATCAAGGATGAACCGGGCATCCTGCTTAAAATGCTTGAGCCGTTCAGTAAGCGCGGGATCAATCTGTCGAAAATTGAAAGCCGGCCGCTGAAGAAACGGGCGTGGGAGTATATCTTTTTCCTCGACATTGAGGGTCATATCGAGACGCCGTCCGTCCATGATGCCGTCGAAGAGTTGGGCAATTATTGTCAATTCATCAAAGTTCTCGGGTCTTATCCGCGGGCTGTTTAG
- a CDS encoding 4-hydroxy-3-methylbut-2-enyl diphosphate reductase: MEIVLAKSAGFCFGVKRAVNMAFQAAENSEHICSLGPLIHSPQLVQRLEGKGIRVQDSVEQIDDETVIIRSHGITRSEEQALEKKGVAIVDATCPFVKKAQQYAALLGDEGYSVVIVGEQEHPEVQGIISYASGRETWVVANPQEARSIPPHKKLGLVAQTTQSFDNFSEIVQELLDNNKELRIFNTICDATSVRQDEARQIAGRVDTMFVIGGHNSANTTRLARICADLQPNTHHIETAKDIDSSWLSGAETVGVTAGASTPEWIIRDVVERLQTLTK; this comes from the coding sequence ATGGAGATTGTTCTGGCGAAAAGCGCCGGTTTTTGCTTTGGCGTTAAACGGGCGGTCAATATGGCGTTTCAGGCGGCGGAAAACTCGGAGCATATCTGTTCTTTGGGGCCGTTGATTCATTCTCCTCAATTGGTGCAACGCCTGGAAGGCAAAGGGATCAGAGTGCAGGACAGTGTCGAGCAGATTGACGATGAAACCGTCATCATCCGTTCCCACGGTATTACCCGCAGTGAGGAACAGGCTCTGGAAAAAAAAGGTGTCGCGATTGTCGATGCCACTTGTCCGTTTGTCAAAAAAGCGCAACAGTATGCCGCATTACTTGGTGATGAAGGATACAGTGTGGTGATTGTCGGCGAACAGGAACATCCGGAAGTGCAGGGGATCATCTCCTACGCTTCGGGGAGAGAAACTTGGGTTGTTGCCAATCCACAGGAAGCACGCTCCATCCCGCCGCATAAAAAGCTGGGACTCGTCGCCCAGACCACGCAATCTTTTGATAACTTCAGTGAAATTGTTCAGGAACTGCTCGACAATAATAAGGAATTACGAATTTTCAATACAATCTGTGATGCCACATCCGTGCGTCAGGATGAGGCCCGGCAGATTGCCGGTCGCGTCGATACGATGTTCGTCATCGGAGGGCACAACAGTGCGAATACCACACGATTAGCGCGGATCTGTGCAGATCTGCAGCCGAACACTCATCATATCGAAACGGCTAAAGATATTGACTCTTCCTGGCTGTCCGGAGCTGAGACCGTTGGTGTAACTGCAGGGGCTTCAACCCCTGAATGGATCATCCGTGATGTGGTGGAAAGATTACAGACACTGACAAAATAA
- the cmk gene encoding (d)CMP kinase, with product MESKLIIAIDGPSGAGKSTLSRLLSQRLDYININTGAMYRAVALAASRESIDSEDCQGLQALCERLDIRFQCDNGQETVWLNGEDVSEAIRTPQMSLLTSKISACAEVRQAMVKLQRAMGKDGGVVLEGRDIGSVVFPQAEVKFYLEASAEARGQRRYDELKAKGLDVDLQQTIEEVRQRDAADSAREHAPLLRPDDAVAIDSTCLSIEQVLEKMLAVIDERLGL from the coding sequence ATGGAGTCAAAACTGATTATTGCCATTGATGGTCCATCCGGTGCCGGCAAGAGCACATTGAGTCGTTTGTTGTCCCAACGGCTTGACTATATCAATATCAACACGGGGGCCATGTATCGGGCCGTAGCCCTGGCAGCCAGTCGAGAGTCGATTGACAGCGAAGACTGTCAGGGCTTGCAGGCGCTGTGTGAACGCCTTGATATCCGTTTTCAGTGTGACAATGGCCAAGAAACTGTCTGGCTGAACGGTGAAGATGTCTCCGAAGCGATTAGGACTCCGCAGATGAGTCTTTTGACCTCGAAAATTTCTGCTTGTGCTGAAGTGCGACAGGCCATGGTTAAGTTGCAGCGTGCCATGGGCAAAGACGGAGGTGTTGTACTGGAGGGGCGTGATATCGGCAGTGTCGTGTTTCCTCAGGCTGAGGTGAAGTTTTATCTGGAAGCCAGTGCCGAGGCACGTGGTCAAAGACGCTATGACGAATTGAAAGCCAAGGGGCTGGATGTTGACCTGCAACAGACGATCGAAGAAGTCAGACAGCGTGATGCTGCGGATTCGGCGCGAGAACATGCGCCATTATTGCGCCCTGATGATGCGGTGGCGATCGACTCGACCTGCCTGAGCATAGAACAGGTTCTGGAGAAGATGCTGGCTGTCATTGACGAGCGTCTTGGATTGTGA
- a CDS encoding secondary thiamine-phosphate synthase enzyme YjbQ yields the protein MKSYRKELWFEHPQRMGFLNITRDVERCLSDSGIREGLCLVNAMHITASVFINDHESGLHEDFTRWLEGLAPYDVNGYAHHRTGEDNGDAHLKRTIMGREVVVAVTEGHLDFGPWEQIFYGEFDGRRRKRVLVKIIGE from the coding sequence ATGAAATCCTATCGAAAGGAACTGTGGTTTGAACATCCGCAACGGATGGGTTTTCTTAATATAACCAGGGATGTCGAACGTTGTCTCTCTGACAGTGGTATCCGAGAAGGACTGTGTCTGGTCAATGCTATGCATATCACGGCGTCGGTTTTTATCAACGATCATGAATCGGGATTACACGAAGATTTTACCCGTTGGCTGGAAGGGTTGGCTCCTTATGATGTCAATGGCTATGCCCACCATCGCACGGGAGAAGATAATGGCGATGCCCATTTGAAACGAACCATCATGGGGCGGGAAGTTGTCGTCGCTGTGACAGAAGGACACCTGGACTTTGGCCCGTGGGAACAAATTTTCTATGGCGAGTTCGATGGACGACGGCGCAAACGGGTGTTGGTTAAAATTATCGGTGAATAA